The Streptomyces sp. NBC_01353 genome contains a region encoding:
- a CDS encoding VOC family protein: MLGTDFTKGSPSWIDLGSPDTAVAAGFYTAVFGWEFASAGPDAGGYGFFQQDGRTVAAIGPLTEEGARSAWTVYFHTPDADATAKTAENAGGRVRAEPFDVMDAGRMAQLTDPGGADFAVWQPGSVKGLEKTSEDNTLCWAELHVPEPRAAVEFYGKLFGWRSQDMDAPGMTYRVLSTAEGDQQDASFGGIAELQEGGDHARWIPYFAVADVDDIAVRTQGNGGSVLMPAADIPDVGRIAWLADPFGAPFAVLKPAPQG, from the coding sequence ATGCTCGGTACGGACTTCACCAAGGGCTCCCCCAGCTGGATCGACCTGGGCAGTCCCGACACGGCGGTCGCCGCCGGGTTCTACACCGCCGTCTTCGGCTGGGAGTTCGCCTCGGCAGGCCCGGACGCCGGCGGCTACGGCTTCTTCCAGCAGGACGGCCGCACGGTCGCCGCGATCGGGCCGCTGACCGAGGAGGGCGCGCGTTCCGCCTGGACCGTGTACTTCCATACACCGGACGCCGACGCCACGGCCAAGACCGCGGAGAACGCCGGAGGCAGGGTGCGCGCGGAGCCCTTCGACGTCATGGACGCCGGCCGGATGGCCCAGCTGACCGACCCGGGCGGCGCCGATTTCGCGGTGTGGCAGCCGGGCTCGGTGAAGGGTCTGGAGAAGACCTCCGAGGACAACACGCTGTGCTGGGCGGAGCTGCACGTCCCCGAACCGCGGGCCGCCGTGGAGTTCTACGGCAAGCTGTTCGGCTGGCGCTCGCAGGACATGGATGCGCCGGGGATGACCTACCGGGTGCTGTCCACGGCCGAGGGCGACCAGCAGGACGCCTCGTTCGGCGGGATCGCCGAGCTCCAGGAGGGCGGGGACCACGCGCGCTGGATCCCGTACTTCGCGGTGGCGGACGTGGACGACATCGCGGTGCGGACGCAGGGCAACGGCGGCTCGGTCCTCATGCCGGCGGCGGACATCCCCGACGTGGGCCGGATCGCCTGGCTCGCGGACCCGTTCGGAGCCCCCTTCGCCGTCCTCAAGCCGGCCCCGCAGGGGTGA
- a CDS encoding PIG-L deacetylase family protein — protein MIDTSTTQLADMPGDWQRALAVVAHPDDLEYGCAAAVAGWTDEGKEVVYVLATRGEAGIDSLDPAACGPLREQEQRASAAVVGVPTVDFMDHRDGVIKYGLGLRRDIAAAIRRHRPELVVTLNHRDTWGAGVGGFWNTPDHVAVGRATLDAAGDAGNRWIFPELAEQGLEPWNGVRWVAVAGSNTPTHAVDATPGEERAVQSLLAHRAYIEALTDEDPESYVRTFLDGNNRRFAPRYGDRPTVAFELFPR, from the coding sequence ATGATCGACACGAGCACCACGCAACTTGCAGACATGCCCGGTGACTGGCAGCGCGCGCTCGCCGTGGTCGCCCACCCGGACGACCTCGAGTACGGCTGCGCCGCGGCCGTCGCCGGCTGGACGGACGAGGGCAAGGAGGTCGTCTACGTCCTCGCCACCCGCGGCGAGGCCGGCATCGACTCGCTCGACCCCGCCGCCTGCGGCCCACTGCGCGAGCAGGAGCAGCGGGCGAGCGCGGCCGTCGTCGGGGTGCCGACGGTGGACTTCATGGACCACCGCGACGGCGTGATCAAGTACGGCCTCGGCCTGCGCCGCGACATCGCGGCGGCGATCCGCAGGCACCGTCCCGAGCTGGTCGTCACCCTGAACCACCGTGATACCTGGGGCGCGGGCGTGGGCGGCTTCTGGAACACCCCGGACCACGTGGCCGTGGGCCGCGCGACGCTGGACGCGGCGGGCGACGCGGGCAACCGCTGGATCTTCCCCGAACTGGCCGAGCAGGGCCTGGAGCCGTGGAACGGCGTCCGCTGGGTGGCGGTCGCCGGCTCGAACACCCCGACCCACGCCGTCGACGCCACGCCCGGCGAGGAGCGCGCCGTCCAGTCCCTCCTGGCCCACCGCGCCTACATCGAGGCCCTGACGGACGAGGACCCGGAGTCCTACGTCCGCACGTTCCTCGACGGCAACAACCGGCGTTTCGCGCCGCGCTACGGAGACCGGCCGACCGTCGCCTTCGAACTCTTCCCCCGCTGA
- a CDS encoding SIS domain-containing protein, which produces MTTHVSAEIASQPDCWRRAADTAADHADLLPRRGERIAVVGCGTSYFIARAYAALRESLGQGETDAFPASDETPLGRGYDRIVALTRSGTTTEVATLLARAAGRIPTLVLTGVPDSRAAHHADRVIGLDYADERSVAQTRFATTALQLLRAGLGVDLTPSIVDAELALYEPLPTAWEQRRQFTFLGTGWTVGLADEAAHKLRGVARAWTESYAAMEYRHGPIIISDRSSLVCCLGPAPAGLRDEVEATGALFAADAIDPVAALVRAQRLAVTLAVRRGLNPDRPRHASRSVILSGAIRV; this is translated from the coding sequence ATGACCACCCACGTCAGTGCCGAGATCGCCAGCCAGCCCGACTGCTGGCGGCGCGCCGCGGACACGGCCGCCGACCACGCCGATCTGCTGCCCCGGCGCGGTGAGCGGATCGCGGTCGTCGGCTGCGGCACCTCGTACTTCATCGCCCGCGCCTACGCGGCCCTGCGCGAATCCCTCGGCCAGGGCGAGACCGACGCCTTTCCCGCCTCCGACGAGACCCCGCTCGGGCGGGGCTACGACCGGATCGTCGCGCTCACCCGTTCCGGTACGACGACGGAGGTGGCGACGCTCCTCGCCCGGGCCGCGGGCCGCATCCCGACCCTCGTCCTGACCGGCGTCCCGGACAGCCGCGCCGCCCACCACGCGGACCGGGTGATCGGCCTCGACTACGCCGACGAACGTTCCGTGGCCCAGACCCGGTTCGCCACCACGGCCCTCCAACTGCTGCGCGCGGGGCTCGGGGTGGACCTGACCCCCTCGATCGTCGACGCCGAACTGGCCCTGTACGAACCGCTGCCGACGGCCTGGGAGCAGCGTCGTCAGTTCACCTTCCTCGGCACCGGCTGGACGGTCGGACTCGCCGACGAGGCGGCGCACAAGCTCCGCGGTGTGGCGCGCGCCTGGACGGAGTCGTACGCGGCGATGGAGTACCGCCACGGGCCGATCATCATCAGCGACCGGTCCAGCCTTGTGTGCTGCCTGGGCCCGGCGCCGGCCGGCCTGCGGGACGAAGTGGAAGCCACCGGGGCGCTGTTCGCCGCCGACGCCATCGATCCGGTGGCCGCCCTGGTGCGCGCCCAGCGCCTTGCCGTCACGCTCGCGGTGCGACGCGGGCTCAACCCGGACCGCCCCCGCCATGCGTCGCGCTCGGTGATCCTTTCCGGAGCGATCCGGGTCTGA
- a CDS encoding enoyl-CoA hydratase/isomerase family protein: MIDTLDTEIPDGEERLTLVVEDGVGVLTLCRPEKLNGWSWEASRQLGLMADRMRFDERVRVVLLRAEGRAFCAGIDVTAPGGGITGRTVAERIQRYDEGIRWVHERFAVFAGLPQPVVAAVQGYCLGFGFELALMADVRIAAADAVFALPEAGLGVAVDAGGDLRIAREAGAGWAKYLALTGRRIDVATAERLGLVQLVTPRDELDRTARETAADIAANAPLAVRAIKRNIDAYADHAMAATLDRTAFAAALTLSSDDAREGYAAKAARRPPRFEGS, translated from the coding sequence GTGATCGACACACTCGACACGGAGATCCCGGACGGCGAGGAGCGTCTCACTCTCGTCGTCGAGGACGGCGTCGGGGTGCTCACCCTCTGTCGGCCCGAGAAGCTCAACGGGTGGAGCTGGGAGGCCAGTCGGCAGCTCGGGCTGATGGCCGATCGGATGCGGTTCGACGAGAGGGTGCGGGTCGTACTTCTGCGGGCCGAGGGGCGGGCGTTCTGTGCCGGGATCGATGTCACCGCGCCCGGTGGGGGTATCACCGGGCGTACGGTCGCCGAGCGGATCCAGCGGTACGACGAGGGCATTCGCTGGGTCCATGAGCGCTTCGCCGTCTTCGCCGGGCTGCCCCAGCCGGTCGTGGCCGCCGTCCAGGGGTACTGCCTCGGCTTCGGGTTCGAGCTCGCCCTCATGGCGGACGTCCGGATCGCCGCCGCCGACGCCGTCTTCGCCCTGCCCGAGGCGGGCCTCGGTGTCGCCGTCGACGCGGGCGGTGATCTGAGGATCGCCCGCGAGGCGGGCGCCGGCTGGGCCAAGTACCTCGCGCTCACCGGCCGCCGTATCGACGTCGCCACCGCCGAACGGCTCGGGCTCGTCCAGCTCGTCACACCACGCGACGAGCTGGACCGCACCGCCCGCGAGACCGCGGCCGACATCGCGGCGAACGCGCCGCTCGCCGTCCGCGCCATCAAGCGGAACATCGACGCCTACGCCGACCACGCCATGGCCGCGACCCTCGACCGCACCGCCTTCGCCGCGGCGCTCACCCTCTCCTCGGACGACGCCCGCGAGGGCTACGCGGCGAAGGCCGCCCGCCGGCCACCACGCTTCGAGGGCAGCTGA
- a CDS encoding SDR family oxidoreductase, producing MTDEAQDLPGLPAPPPLGAGALPPGTYEGRVVLVTGGGSGLGRAIAAEFARLGAELLIVGRTAARLEAARDELGGIGAGRVATAVCDIRDAEAVAGVFSSCEAAFGSRPDVLVNNAAANFPVPAEELSPNGWRAVVDITLTGTWFMTREFARRHLAAGTPGSVVNVGASYAWTGGPGFAHSAAAKAGVKNLVETLAVEWGPYGIQVNGLVPGLMPHEDMASDIRSALDRAPHQDARQPALRVGYPRELGWAATFLASPYARFVSGHTLVVDGANWQRRALVNDPVVPVREQLGRGRFGE from the coding sequence ATGACCGACGAAGCGCAGGACCTGCCGGGACTCCCCGCCCCTCCCCCGCTCGGCGCCGGCGCGCTGCCACCGGGGACGTACGAGGGGCGGGTGGTCCTGGTGACCGGGGGCGGTTCGGGACTCGGGAGGGCGATCGCGGCGGAGTTCGCCCGGCTCGGGGCGGAGCTGCTGATCGTGGGGCGTACGGCCGCCCGGCTGGAGGCGGCGCGGGACGAGCTGGGCGGGATCGGCGCGGGGCGGGTGGCGACCGCCGTCTGCGACATCCGCGACGCCGAGGCCGTCGCCGGGGTCTTCTCCTCCTGTGAGGCGGCGTTCGGCTCCCGCCCGGACGTCCTGGTCAACAACGCGGCGGCCAACTTCCCCGTACCGGCCGAGGAGTTGTCCCCGAACGGCTGGCGTGCGGTCGTCGACATCACGCTGACGGGCACCTGGTTCATGACGCGGGAGTTCGCCCGCCGCCACCTGGCGGCGGGGACTCCCGGGTCCGTCGTCAATGTGGGGGCCTCGTACGCCTGGACCGGCGGTCCCGGCTTCGCCCACTCGGCGGCGGCGAAGGCCGGGGTCAAGAACCTGGTGGAAACGTTGGCCGTGGAGTGGGGACCGTACGGGATCCAGGTCAACGGCCTGGTGCCGGGGCTGATGCCGCACGAGGACATGGCGTCCGACATCCGGAGCGCCCTCGACCGGGCGCCCCACCAGGACGCCCGGCAGCCCGCCCTCCGGGTGGGGTACCCGCGCGAGCTGGGCTGGGCGGCGACCTTCCTGGCCTCCCCGTACGCCCGGTTCGTCTCCGGGCACACGCTGGTCGTCGACGGCGCGAACTGGCAGCGCCGGGCCCTGGTCAACGATCCCGTGGTGCCGGTGCGCGAGCAGCTGGGGCGGGGGCGGTTCGGGGAGTGA
- a CDS encoding XRE family transcriptional regulator has protein sequence MTDDERIDDVLNEVGPRLRRIRRERGATLGDLSASTGISVSTLSRLESGQRKPSLELLLPIARAHQVPLDELVGAPPVGDPRVRAKPIVRHGRTMYPLTRQPGGLQAYKIVQEKAEALVEQRVHEGYEWLYVLSGKLRLVLGEHDVVIGAGEAAEFDTRVPHWFGPTDDGRVEFLSLFGPQGERMHVRARPKAS, from the coding sequence ATGACCGACGACGAACGCATCGACGACGTACTGAACGAGGTCGGCCCGCGGCTGCGCCGCATCCGGCGCGAGCGCGGCGCCACGCTGGGGGACCTGTCCGCCTCTACCGGGATCTCCGTGAGCACGCTCTCCCGCCTGGAGTCGGGACAGCGCAAGCCGAGCCTCGAGCTGCTGCTGCCCATCGCCCGGGCCCATCAGGTGCCGCTCGACGAGCTGGTCGGCGCCCCGCCCGTCGGCGATCCCCGGGTGCGCGCGAAGCCGATCGTGCGACACGGCCGGACCATGTATCCGCTCACCCGCCAGCCGGGCGGCCTCCAGGCGTACAAGATCGTGCAGGAGAAGGCCGAGGCGCTGGTGGAGCAGCGGGTCCACGAGGGGTACGAGTGGCTCTACGTCCTGTCCGGGAAGCTGCGGCTCGTCCTCGGGGAGCACGATGTGGTCATCGGCGCGGGGGAGGCGGCCGAGTTCGACACCCGTGTACCGCACTGGTTCGGGCCGACGGACGACGGCCGGGTGGAGTTTCTGAGCCTGTTCGGGCCGCAGGGTGAGCGGATGCATGTGAGGGCAAGGCCCAAGGCGTCCTGA
- a CDS encoding alpha/beta fold hydrolase, giving the protein MTSYRQPGLVLTDRRFTVPLDHADPEGEQIEVYGREAVASDKSGDDLPWLVYLEGGPGFGARRFIGRQAWLGRAVQEFRVLLLDQRGTGNSTPVNRQTLPLRGTPRQQADHLAHFRADSIVQDCELIRKRLTGGARWTVLGQSFGGFCATHYLSTAPEGLRTVLITGGLPSLHATADEVYRAAYPRIRRKVEAHYARYPQDVDRARRIAAHLHAHEVTLPSGGRLTPAAFQSLGILLGSGEGTHQLHFLLEDAFVPTPAGPALSDAFLENVQAALSYAGHPLYALLHEAIYAQGHGPTAWAAERVRAEFPEFDAEKTLAGDAPILFTGETVHPWHFETDPALRPLRETADLLAERKDWAPLYDPARLAANEVPVAAAIYHDDLYVDTAHSLETARAIRGLRTWVTDEFEHDGVRAGGPRVLDRLLALARGEV; this is encoded by the coding sequence TTGACCAGCTACCGCCAGCCCGGCCTCGTCCTCACCGACCGTCGCTTCACCGTGCCGCTCGACCACGCGGACCCCGAAGGCGAACAGATCGAGGTCTACGGCCGTGAGGCCGTCGCGAGCGACAAGTCCGGGGACGACCTGCCGTGGCTGGTGTACCTGGAGGGCGGGCCCGGCTTCGGGGCCCGCCGCTTCATCGGCCGCCAGGCCTGGCTCGGACGGGCCGTCCAGGAGTTCCGCGTCCTCCTGCTCGACCAGCGCGGCACCGGCAACTCCACCCCCGTCAACCGCCAGACCCTGCCCCTGCGCGGCACCCCGCGGCAGCAGGCCGACCATCTCGCACACTTCCGGGCCGACTCGATCGTCCAGGACTGCGAACTGATCCGGAAGCGGCTCACCGGCGGAGCCCGCTGGACCGTGCTCGGCCAGAGCTTCGGCGGCTTCTGCGCCACCCACTACCTGTCCACGGCCCCCGAGGGCCTGCGGACGGTCCTGATCACCGGCGGACTGCCGTCCCTGCACGCCACCGCCGACGAGGTCTACCGGGCCGCCTACCCCCGTATCCGCCGCAAGGTCGAGGCCCACTACGCCCGCTACCCCCAGGACGTCGACCGAGCCCGCCGGATCGCCGCCCACCTGCACGCGCACGAGGTCACCCTCCCGTCCGGCGGACGGCTCACCCCGGCCGCCTTCCAGTCCCTCGGGATCCTCCTCGGCAGCGGCGAGGGCACTCACCAGCTCCACTTCCTCCTGGAGGACGCGTTCGTCCCCACACCCGCCGGGCCCGCGCTCTCGGACGCCTTCCTGGAGAACGTCCAGGCCGCCCTCTCGTACGCAGGACACCCGCTCTACGCCCTGCTGCACGAAGCGATCTACGCCCAGGGGCATGGCCCCACCGCCTGGGCCGCCGAACGCGTCCGCGCCGAGTTCCCGGAGTTCGACGCGGAGAAGACCCTGGCCGGCGACGCGCCGATCCTCTTCACGGGCGAGACCGTCCATCCCTGGCACTTCGAGACCGACCCCGCCCTGCGCCCGCTGCGCGAGACCGCCGATCTGCTCGCCGAACGCAAGGACTGGGCGCCGCTCTACGACCCCGCCCGCCTCGCCGCCAACGAGGTGCCCGTCGCCGCCGCCATCTACCACGACGACCTGTACGTGGACACCGCGCACTCCCTGGAGACCGCCCGCGCGATCCGGGGCCTGCGGACCTGGGTCACGGACGAGTTCGAGCACGACGGCGTACGGGCCGGCGGCCCCCGCGTCCTGGACCGGCTGCTCGCGCTCGCCCGGGGAGAGGTCTGA
- a CDS encoding GntR family transcriptional regulator, with product MAGNDVPASGRELKFRTLMAELRRGILDGTWPPGSKLPTERALATETGLSVTTVRRAYEDLVALGLVERRQGAGTFAAQRPDGEGASAADRRVVGVLVPDTTFYYPRVLQGIERELAAAGARLVLACSHYDPDEEDAAVRRLLSSGVHGLLLVPSLHTATDPGRRADELLALPVPAVLVERRLAAYGPGDPTEHVCTDHEGGAYDAVRHLRALGHERVALLVRTDAPTTAPIESGFDRAVADLGLHEPLRVRDEGDGWNPERADRAIAELRGAGVTAGLCFGDREAALVLAAARRAGLRVPEDLALISYDNEFADVAETPLTAVSPPKFQVGRLAAQILLRRLADGDASPLHQVQLRPRLVVRASCGAGARGAGGRKSPRSES from the coding sequence ATGGCGGGGAACGACGTGCCGGCGTCCGGACGGGAGCTGAAGTTCCGCACCCTGATGGCCGAGCTGCGCCGCGGCATCCTCGACGGCACCTGGCCACCCGGCTCCAAGCTCCCCACCGAGCGGGCCCTGGCCACGGAGACCGGCCTCTCCGTGACCACGGTCCGCCGCGCGTACGAGGACCTCGTCGCGCTCGGCCTCGTCGAACGCCGCCAGGGCGCGGGGACCTTCGCCGCACAACGACCGGACGGTGAGGGGGCGAGCGCCGCCGACCGCAGGGTCGTCGGGGTCCTCGTCCCCGACACCACCTTCTACTACCCCCGCGTCCTTCAGGGCATCGAGCGGGAACTCGCCGCGGCCGGCGCCCGGCTCGTCCTCGCCTGCTCGCACTACGACCCCGACGAGGAGGACGCCGCCGTCCGGCGGCTGCTCTCCTCCGGCGTCCACGGGCTGCTGCTCGTCCCCTCCCTGCACACCGCCACCGACCCGGGGCGGCGCGCCGACGAACTCCTCGCGCTGCCCGTCCCGGCGGTCCTCGTCGAGCGCCGGCTCGCCGCGTACGGCCCCGGCGACCCCACCGAACACGTCTGCACCGACCACGAGGGCGGCGCCTACGACGCCGTACGCCATCTGCGGGCCCTCGGCCACGAACGGGTCGCGCTCCTCGTACGCACCGACGCACCGACCACCGCGCCCATCGAGTCCGGATTCGACCGGGCCGTCGCCGACCTCGGCCTCCACGAGCCGCTGCGCGTACGGGACGAGGGGGACGGCTGGAACCCCGAACGGGCCGACCGCGCCATCGCCGAACTGCGGGGAGCGGGGGTCACCGCCGGGCTCTGCTTCGGCGACCGCGAGGCCGCGCTCGTGCTCGCCGCCGCCCGCCGCGCGGGGCTGCGCGTCCCCGAGGACCTCGCCCTGATCAGCTATGACAACGAGTTCGCGGACGTCGCGGAGACCCCGCTGACTGCCGTCTCACCGCCCAAGTTCCAGGTCGGCAGACTCGCCGCGCAGATCCTGCTGCGCCGGCTCGCCGACGGCGACGCCTCCCCGCTGCACCAGGTGCAGCTGCGGCCCCGGCTCGTGGTCCGGGCGTCCTGCGGCGCGGGGGCGCGTGGTGCGGGCGGGCGCAAAAGTCCAAGAAGTGAGTCCTGA
- a CDS encoding NAD(P)/FAD-dependent oxidoreductase gives MNERYDVVVVGGGAAGLSAALILSRSRRRTLVIDAGEPRNAPAAHMQGFLSRDGMSPADFLRVGRREIAAYGVEWTAGRVTAALPDGADAFVVTVDDGRRVSARRLVVTTGLVDELPEIDGVAERWGRDVLHCPYCHGWEVRDRAFGVIAHPVMGVHQALVVAHWSDDVTLFLHTADEPSEEDRARVAAAGIEVVTGEVAGLVVEDDRFTGVRMADGHVVARDVLFVGPRMTPRDGLLTALGATTRETPLGRFVAVDETGRTSVPGAWAAGNAIGAQEQVINAASGGYRAGVAINMELIMEDLDRKVAAGAATTRG, from the coding sequence ATGAACGAGCGGTACGACGTGGTGGTGGTGGGCGGCGGCGCGGCGGGGCTGAGCGCGGCACTGATCCTCAGCCGGTCACGGCGAAGGACCCTGGTGATCGACGCCGGCGAGCCGCGCAACGCCCCGGCCGCCCACATGCAGGGCTTCCTCTCCAGGGACGGGATGAGCCCGGCGGACTTCCTGCGGGTGGGACGTCGGGAGATCGCCGCGTACGGGGTGGAGTGGACGGCCGGGCGAGTGACGGCGGCGTTGCCGGACGGTGCCGACGCCTTCGTGGTGACCGTGGACGACGGCCGTCGGGTCTCTGCGCGTCGGCTCGTCGTCACCACGGGTCTGGTGGACGAACTCCCGGAGATCGACGGCGTCGCCGAGCGGTGGGGTCGCGATGTGCTGCACTGCCCGTACTGCCACGGCTGGGAGGTCCGCGACCGTGCCTTCGGGGTGATCGCGCATCCGGTGATGGGCGTCCATCAGGCCCTGGTCGTCGCGCACTGGTCCGACGACGTGACCCTCTTCCTGCACACCGCCGACGAGCCCTCCGAGGAGGACCGGGCCAGGGTGGCGGCGGCCGGAATCGAGGTGGTGACCGGCGAGGTGGCCGGTCTGGTCGTCGAGGACGACCGGTTCACGGGCGTACGCATGGCGGACGGACACGTCGTCGCGCGTGACGTGCTCTTCGTCGGGCCGCGCATGACGCCCCGGGACGGCCTGCTCACGGCGCTGGGCGCCACCACGCGCGAGACGCCGCTCGGCCGGTTCGTGGCAGTGGACGAGACAGGGCGGACGAGTGTCCCCGGTGCCTGGGCGGCGGGGAACGCCATCGGCGCGCAGGAGCAGGTCATCAATGCGGCGAGCGGGGGCTACCGGGCCGGCGTGGCGATCAACATGGAGCTGATCATGGAAGACCTGGACCGCAAGGTCGCAGCAGGGGCCGCGACGACCAGGGGCTGA
- a CDS encoding acyl-CoA dehydrogenase family protein: protein MTAPIDADTIRARTRQLLAEHPPATTERTDFLRARFDAGLAWVHYPVGLGGLDAPRSLQAVVDAELAAAGAPDNDPRRIGIGLGMAAPTVLAYGSEDVKQRFLKPLWVGEEVWCQLFSEPGAGSDLAALGTRAVRDGDAWVVNGQKVWTSSAHVARWAILIARTDPDLPKHRGITYFICDMDDPGVEVRPLRQITGEAEFNEVFLTDVRIPDAHRLGEIGDGWRVAQTTLMNERVSIGGARIPREGGMIGPVSTTWRERPELRTHDLHRRLLDLWVDSEVARLTGERLRQQLVAGQPGPEGSAMKLGFARLNQAISGLEVELLGEEGLLYGDWTMRRPELVDFTGRDAGYRYLRSKGNSIEGGTTEVLLNIVAERVLGLPAEPRNDKDVAWKDLAR, encoded by the coding sequence ATGACCGCCCCGATCGACGCCGACACGATCCGCGCGCGGACCAGGCAACTGCTCGCCGAGCACCCGCCCGCCACCACCGAACGCACGGACTTCCTCCGGGCCCGCTTCGACGCCGGCCTCGCCTGGGTGCACTACCCCGTGGGCCTGGGCGGCCTCGACGCCCCGCGCTCCCTGCAGGCCGTCGTCGACGCCGAACTGGCCGCCGCCGGTGCCCCCGACAACGACCCCCGCCGGATCGGCATCGGCCTCGGCATGGCCGCGCCGACCGTTCTTGCCTACGGCTCCGAGGACGTCAAGCAGCGCTTCCTCAAGCCGCTCTGGGTCGGCGAGGAGGTGTGGTGCCAGCTCTTCAGCGAGCCCGGGGCCGGCTCCGACCTCGCCGCACTCGGCACCCGAGCCGTACGCGACGGGGACGCGTGGGTGGTGAACGGTCAGAAGGTGTGGACGTCCAGCGCGCACGTCGCCCGCTGGGCCATCCTCATCGCCCGCACCGACCCGGACCTGCCCAAGCACCGGGGCATCACCTACTTCATCTGCGACATGGACGACCCCGGTGTCGAGGTCCGGCCGCTGCGCCAGATCACCGGAGAGGCCGAGTTCAACGAGGTCTTCCTGACCGACGTCCGCATCCCCGACGCCCACCGGCTCGGCGAGATCGGCGACGGTTGGCGCGTCGCCCAGACCACGCTCATGAACGAGCGGGTCTCCATCGGCGGCGCCCGCATCCCCCGCGAGGGCGGGATGATCGGGCCGGTCTCCACGACCTGGCGCGAGCGCCCCGAGCTGCGCACCCACGATCTGCACCGGCGGCTGCTCGACCTCTGGGTCGACTCCGAGGTGGCCCGTCTCACCGGCGAGCGGCTGCGTCAGCAGCTCGTCGCCGGACAGCCGGGCCCCGAGGGCAGCGCCATGAAACTGGGCTTCGCCCGGCTCAACCAGGCCATCAGCGGCCTGGAGGTCGAACTCCTCGGTGAGGAAGGGCTGTTGTACGGGGACTGGACCATGCGCCGCCCCGAGCTGGTCGACTTCACCGGCCGGGACGCCGGCTACCGCTATCTGCGCTCCAAGGGCAACTCGATCGAGGGCGGCACGACCGAGGTCCTGCTCAACATCGTCGCCGAACGCGTCCTCGGCCTGCCCGCCGAGCCCCGCAACGACAAGGACGTCGCCTGGAAGGACCTCGCGCGATGA
- a CDS encoding NADPH:quinone oxidoreductase family protein: MQAWRVHENGEPGEVMQLDEVDTPTPGEGQLLLKVRAANVNFPDALLCRGQYQVRPPLPFTPGVEICGETEDGRRVIATPALPYGGLAEYAVADAAALLPAPEALDDAEAAALHIGYQTGWFGLHRRAALKEGETLLVHAAAGGVGSAAVQLGKAAGATVIGVVGGAEKAEVARALGCDVVVDRHAEDVIAAVKEATGGRGADVIYDPVGGAAYAQSAKVVAFEGRIVIVGFASGSIPSPALNHALVKNYSIVGLHWGLYNLKDPAAILRCHETLTEYAAKGLIKPLVSERVPFAGAADAVQRVSEGVTTGRLVVLPEGATR, from the coding sequence ATGCAGGCATGGCGAGTGCACGAGAACGGCGAGCCGGGCGAGGTGATGCAGCTCGACGAGGTGGACACCCCGACACCCGGCGAGGGGCAGCTGCTCCTCAAGGTGCGAGCCGCCAACGTCAACTTCCCCGACGCCCTCCTCTGCCGGGGCCAGTACCAGGTGCGGCCCCCGCTGCCCTTCACCCCCGGCGTGGAGATCTGCGGCGAGACCGAGGACGGCCGCCGGGTCATCGCGACCCCCGCCCTCCCGTACGGCGGACTCGCCGAGTACGCGGTGGCGGACGCGGCGGCCCTGCTCCCCGCGCCCGAGGCGCTCGACGACGCCGAGGCGGCCGCGCTCCACATCGGTTACCAGACCGGCTGGTTCGGCCTGCACCGACGCGCCGCGCTCAAGGAGGGCGAGACCCTTCTCGTCCACGCCGCCGCGGGCGGCGTCGGCAGCGCCGCAGTCCAGCTCGGCAAGGCGGCCGGTGCCACCGTCATCGGCGTCGTCGGAGGAGCGGAGAAGGCCGAGGTCGCCCGCGCGCTCGGCTGCGACGTCGTCGTCGACCGGCACGCCGAGGACGTCATCGCCGCCGTCAAGGAGGCCACCGGCGGCCGGGGCGCCGACGTGATCTACGACCCCGTCGGCGGCGCGGCCTACGCGCAGTCCGCCAAGGTGGTCGCCTTCGAGGGCCGCATCGTCATCGTCGGTTTCGCGAGCGGGTCCATCCCCTCGCCCGCGCTCAACCACGCCCTCGTCAAGAACTACTCGATCGTCGGACTCCACTGGGGCCTCTACAACCTGAAGGACCCGGCCGCGATCCTGCGCTGCCACGAGACCCTCACCGAGTACGCGGCCAAGGGCCTGATCAAGCCGCTGGTCAGCGAGCGGGTGCCGTTCGCCGGCGCGGCCGACGCGGTGCAGCGCGTCTCCGAGGGCGTCACCACCGGCCGTCTCGTCGTCCTCCCGGAAGGGGCCACCCGATGA